The genomic DNA taaaaatgaaataaaataaaaaaaattgatatattagggttatatgtatacacataaatatatatatatatatatatatatatatgtttcctTAATAATGTATAGttgtttaaatatacatatatatttttacagtGAGAGAGTTTTTTATAGAAAGATATTCTTCGGATTTAAAAAACTTTTGTAGAAGAGTATAGAAatagtttttatttattaaaactgATGAAgacttattaaatataatatcacTAAGCTCTTTGGATAGATTGATTTCCAACATATGTTTTACATCTTTATCTATCTTTAAATTGACTGCgctaaataaaaaagtttgaaaaaatattctaatattttgaatttaaaaaagagagataaaaaaattattgcattattatattataatattagaattatataatatatatatatattttcaattgTATGATTATTCATAAACAaatacatttaattttatatatatattgatttattttttttaatttaatgtGTTATTAGAAAGAACCTAATAAACGAGTTCACATCTGTTTGACTTATTTTCATATCTCCTTTTGTTTCTACGTCcttatttgttatatgtaCATCGAATAAAATTGAATTTTTTAACTGCTGGTTTTTTTTATCGGTATCCGTTGTCTTGTATTTAATTTCATTTGATACAGATTTATTTTCAAACCCCTCTTTGTCGCGTTTATTTTTGTAATCAGAATCTGTCCTATTTTTAATGTCTATAtctaattttttcttatttatttcattttttttgggaacttcattttttttgatcacttctttttttttctttatattttctttggGTTCATTATATTTCTCCTTTTTGTCGATATGTAAAACATTCTTGTTTTTCATAATGGATAGTTAtataatagatatattaataatttttaaatgtcttcttaaattataataattcaagAATATAAAGACCGAAGGATTATACTTacaataacatatatatatatatatatatggatgaGAAAGGAAaagtaaaaaagaaaagaatgaaaaaagataggaaaacataaaaagacaatatatatatatatatttaaatgtaatttgatttattatatgttttaaaacaAATAGATTTATAATGTATACATTTAATTTACATAAGTTTAAGAATGttgaattaatttatataacaaaataaaatattatattatattaatataataatatatgcaataataaagtaaataattttaaaataaaaaaaaaaaaataatttatttaagcAAAATCATTGTGTGCATAAATTATGTGACAATAAAATAGAAagcattaaaaatatatacatatatataaatatataattaattacgTATAAGAGTTGAAAAATGTTagagaaaaaataaacattaaaacaaaaaaaaatattatttctacatttatatgagtataaataaaaaagtaaggtttattaatttaaatatttatacacattaatcataacaaaatatgttatggttacataaaaaaaaaaggaactaattataagataaataaataaataaatatatatatatatatatatatatatatatataatattaaagaacaaattattttatttatttattttttttttttttttgaatttaattcattttgttGTTATTAAATCATTCTCTAGTAAATTTAGAAGGTcttctacattttttttatttttcaataatttattcttattatcatttaattttttttctatatatatcatactATTGTTTTCTTTGGACGCTTGATGTAGTATATAAATACCGTACATACTCACCttgaaaatttataaaaaaaaaaaaaaaaatagaagatAAATAAggattattaatattatcttatatgcacttttattatttcataggTATTCATATGGAAATGATGttagatataaaatatatcttaCATATAATGTGATGGTATAATGTACAACTTGCAtataatttcatattataaaatacatattacatataatattcagtataaaataaatgttacACATatgtcttatatatatatatatatatatatatatatatatatatatatatatatatattgctttttttttcatactaAGTAAAAAATGGAGTGAGAAATTGAACCTATGGCAATAAAAAAGCCTGTTACAAATAAACctataatttctttatttttataacctTTTGAATTGTGTTGATTTAATATCTGAAAAGAatttgaaattataaaatgcaAATAACATAGggataaatattaaataataaaataaatatgtaaatataaataggtCATTCAATTTGTATacgtatttattttaaatgacaataataaagaaaaaacaaaaataaaatgaaataaaataaaataaaagctatttatataagaaattattttttaagaaattatttacttttattttctcttCCATTAAATAAGATTTATGAGTtaacaaattatttaattcattgATTACTTTTTGAAGTTTTactttcttttcttcttttataaattgatgattattattaatagactgagttaagaaaaaaaataaataaaagaaaataaattaaaaatgaaatgagggaatatatatatgtgatatatatttaaaaatggaAACTGATAtgaaataagaatataaataaaaaggaaaaaaaaaaaaaaaaaagatggtctaatatatgtaatatatataaatatatattaaaaaataaattgacACCTTTAATAATATGGTATAGTATGAatgtgtatattatattatatatatatatatatattgataaggaaaaagaaaaaaaacaaaacaaaggAAAACGGAAAAAgcatttactttttttttttttttttttttttttttttttacttcttGTAGTAAATACAGAGAACCTCTATCTAGTTTATTTTTGACTTTTCTAATATGGtcaattattatttgttctgAAAAGAactttttttgaatataattcacattatatttattagttaaaatattattgaagataatttttttcatatttaaaaaaataaatttagtCAAAGAACATACAAAAAGATTATTGTTTTTTGATAACACATTTTTTTGACATTTTATCAACttgataaaaatgtataagaaattatattttttgtatgaattaattttttttttttttctttctttttcttaggataatattataaatacaagattatatatatatataatataatatatattgtatgtaaaactaatttttaatttttgctttttttttcatatatcaaatatatattattataaaagttGCATTTGATCTagtttaaattatataatttatgataatataaaaacacataattaattatatataaatgcatTATAcggttatatataaaaaaaaaagaaataaataaaatacatatataatatatatatatatatataatgaataaattaataaaatataatacatatgtatcgtatttttttatttttattatttttttttttttttttgatatatatatatatatataaaataaaaaaataaaataaaatagtgtaataatttttatattgtattatatttatatataataatcgtacataaaataaaattaatgcatagatattataaaatattaatataaaatatatcattttttaaaatatataatttatatatgaatttatatatatatatatatatatatatatatgtataatatacatatgtaaaaaaataatattaatatatataaaaaatatatatatatatatatttatttatatttacatcttaaaaattatatattttgaatatatttgtttgtgcatatagtttttttatatattattattatttttttatttaaaaaaaaattattatttattaaacattatttatatatatataattatataaaatataattacatagttttaatatatttatttatatattttaattatatatatatatatatttacatatttttatatataaatatattttaacctctttatatttattattgttatatataaaaataatataatatataaaataatttttttttaaaattttaaaaaaaaattatgtttttaaaaaatatataaattattttaactCTGTAAAATATAAGcatattttcatttctaGAAGtattaaaacaaatatatatttaattttttttttttttttttttactgaaaaaaatatttatatatttttttatttacatatattattataatattatataatatatatataataaaaaatatatttatatattattattacatatattatatatatttttatttctttttaataaattttctttcattctttccttttttttttcttttttttttttttaaatacatttatttaaatattatattttatataataaaatattaaacaaaaaaaaaaaaaaattatttatatcaaaacaattttgaaaaaaatattaaaaaaccattttatatttatttaaaaaaaaacaatcaAAAATGGCGTCACAAATTCAACCATCAAGATTTTTAGATAGTAAGATAATTTTAtacttgaaaaaaaaaagaaaattattataatattatatatatatatttatatatatgtaatatatgtttgtatgtatcaatgaataaataaaatattgatttctttattttttatataaatatattataattatatatattataagagTTGATTACATTTATTAGTAGTAgtctttatatattgatattataatatatatgcataaaaGCTCTccaaatataataatcataatattattatatatatatgaacatataatatgaagaaattatgttattttgaataaacaaataatatataaaatataatacatatcaTTAGTAATTGGTTTATGtcaaaatgttttattttattttattttttttttctttacagGTGCAATTATAGCATTATTTGCCATGATAATATCGGCATCCTTCCTTTACATGTTTTCAGAATTTTTTATGATGTCACATGAATCCAAATTGTTTAACAATAAATTAAGTATGATATTATCACGtttatttccttttaaagtaatgatatgaataaaaaaaaaaaacatatatgaatatattaaattttttttttttttttttgtgttttttttaaaaaagacaatttatttcatattatatttaaatttttcgtTCAGAAGACTTTCGAGTACAACTTAACCCACATATTGCTTCTTACCATATGTATCATTATCCTTAGTCTTAagtaagaaaaaagaaatataataagagTAAAAAGACAGTATTTCAAAATAGTTATATgcttaaatttaatatacatatgatgTATAAACATATATCTTAAATTTTGTAtgcattatttttataattatttttttattttttatttttagacCTGAAAGTGTAGGCAGCAAATATGGATTAAAGGATAGCAGAAAACCCCAAGGTAAAGATGACGCACACAAGGCTGATGAAGATCCAAATAGATTAAATCGTgacaagaaaaaataaacaatcaaatattaaaaagtgtgcaaaaataaaaaatatatggaaatatatttatacaaatatatatatatatatatatatatagcacTCTAATTTTCAATTAATTTTAAGAATCAATGCGATACtcaatgaaataaaaaatttcaaaaaaaaaaaaaaaaaatagaataaaaatttcaaaaaaaaaaaaaaaaatatatataaaaatagttaatataataatatagtgATATGAATACAAAATGTGTTGGTAAACAATAACATATACATTTGAtcagataatatataaagtgTTATTTagttaaagaaaaaaaatccaaaaatttacatattaatatatatatatatatatatatatatataattgtacatatttt from Plasmodium sp. gorilla clade G2 genome assembly, chromosome: 10 includes the following:
- a CDS encoding antigen UB05 yields the protein MASQIQPSRFLDSAIIALFAMIISASFLYMFSEFFMMSHESKLFNNKLSMILSRLFPFKTFEYNLTHILLLTICIIILSLKPESVGSKYGLKDSRKPQGKDDAHKADEDPNRLNRDKKK